A genomic region of Alicyclobacillus sp. SO9 contains the following coding sequences:
- the trpS gene encoding tryptophan--tRNA ligase, with the protein MQRVFSGIQPSGTMTIGNYLGAMKNFVRLQDEADCVFCIVDLHAITVPQDPEQLKQNTRSLAALYLAAGINPDKSTLFVQSHVPGHAELGWMLQCVAYYGELGRMTQFKDKSSKKSVVTAGLYTYPALMAADILLYQTDLVPVGEDQKQHLELTRNIAERFNRQYGDAFTIPDPYIPKIGGRIMSLDDPAKKMSKSDENINAFVSMLDSPSVIRKKISRAVTDSEREVRYDPEHKSAISNLLTIYSLFADKSINDLEQQYRGAGYGPFKKELAEVVVDKLAPIQERYQELLNSTELDAILKLGAERAREKSSATLRDVKEKFGFIL; encoded by the coding sequence ATGCAGCGAGTATTTTCAGGAATCCAACCCAGCGGTACCATGACAATCGGCAATTACTTAGGTGCTATGAAGAATTTTGTACGTTTGCAGGACGAAGCCGATTGTGTATTTTGCATTGTTGACCTGCATGCTATTACAGTGCCCCAAGACCCAGAGCAGTTAAAGCAAAACACTCGTAGTCTGGCAGCGTTGTATCTCGCTGCAGGCATCAATCCAGATAAGTCAACATTGTTTGTGCAGTCGCATGTACCAGGTCACGCTGAGCTAGGTTGGATGCTTCAATGTGTCGCGTATTACGGTGAACTCGGCCGGATGACACAGTTTAAGGATAAATCCAGCAAAAAATCCGTGGTGACCGCAGGACTCTATACATACCCGGCACTCATGGCTGCCGACATCCTGTTATACCAGACTGACCTTGTACCCGTCGGAGAGGATCAAAAGCAGCATCTTGAATTGACACGCAATATTGCAGAGCGTTTTAACCGTCAGTACGGAGACGCCTTTACGATACCGGATCCATACATTCCGAAAATCGGAGGACGTATTATGAGCCTCGACGACCCGGCGAAGAAGATGAGCAAAAGTGATGAAAACATCAACGCATTTGTATCAATGTTGGACAGTCCTTCTGTAATCCGCAAGAAAATCTCCCGGGCTGTCACAGATTCTGAGCGCGAAGTTCGCTATGACCCAGAACACAAATCTGCCATCAGTAACTTGCTCACCATCTATTCCTTGTTTGCGGACAAGTCCATCAACGACTTGGAACAGCAGTACCGGGGTGCTGGGTACGGTCCATTTAAGAAAGAGTTGGCTGAAGTGGTTGTCGATAAATTGGCACCAATTCAGGAGCGTTACCAGGAACTGCTGAATTCCACTGAACTGGACGCCATTCTCAAACTGGGGGCAGAGCGGGCACGCGAAAAGAGTTCAGCTACGCTGCGGGATGTGAAAGAGAAATTTGGGTTCATTCTATGA
- the pyk gene encoding pyruvate kinase produces the protein MRRTKIVCTIGPASESPEMLKSLIEAGLDVARLNFSHGTYEEHALRIQRIREAAKAVGKHVGIMLDIKGPKIRTGKIENGEVELQDGDTLRLTIDELEIGTKERVSISYKGLLEDVYPGAPIRIDDGLIGLEVERTEGTDIVCRVTNGGPLKNNKGINVPGVTLRIPGVTEKDKADIQFGMEQGVDFIAASFVRKAGDVLEVRGLLEKGNYHADIISKIETQEGMDRLDEIVEVSDGIMVARGDLGVEIPTEEVPLAQKRMIKLCNKFGKPVITATQMLDSMQRNPRPTRAEASDVANAIFDGTDAIMLSGETAAGRYPFESVSTMAQIAERAEQALLSHEVNSRHSDSVEKTVTDVIGQAVESMASELGVRAVLTATHSGHTARMISKHRPETLIVASTPSAKVARRLAVSSGVYPVVVPDAKSTDEVLETAVEGALNAGYVNHGDMVIIIAGVPVGQHGTTNLIKVHTIGEVLVKGTGIGQRAASGKAVVEKSTAKLLERVQEGDVIVTVGIDKDAVPAVERASAVIAEAGGMTSEAAVIGLNLGKPVIVGAKDAMALVADGQSVTVDPQHGLVYRGFATVL, from the coding sequence ATGCGACGTACAAAGATTGTCTGCACCATTGGCCCTGCAAGTGAAAGCCCGGAAATGTTGAAATCCTTGATTGAGGCTGGGCTGGACGTAGCTCGTTTAAACTTTTCACACGGAACCTACGAAGAGCATGCGCTGCGCATCCAAAGAATTCGCGAAGCTGCAAAGGCTGTTGGTAAGCATGTAGGTATTATGTTGGATATCAAAGGCCCGAAAATCCGGACCGGAAAAATTGAGAATGGAGAAGTTGAACTTCAAGACGGAGACACGCTTCGACTGACCATTGATGAGTTGGAAATAGGAACGAAGGAACGGGTGTCGATTTCTTACAAGGGACTGCTGGAGGATGTGTATCCTGGGGCTCCCATAAGAATTGACGACGGATTAATTGGTCTCGAAGTAGAGCGGACAGAAGGAACTGACATTGTCTGTCGGGTGACAAACGGAGGTCCGCTAAAAAACAACAAAGGAATCAATGTGCCGGGAGTAACCCTGCGCATTCCTGGCGTTACCGAGAAGGACAAAGCAGACATTCAATTCGGAATGGAGCAGGGTGTTGATTTTATTGCAGCCTCATTTGTACGCAAGGCTGGCGACGTCTTAGAAGTTCGCGGCTTGTTGGAAAAAGGCAACTATCACGCGGATATTATTTCCAAGATTGAAACGCAAGAGGGCATGGACAGACTCGATGAAATCGTGGAAGTATCTGACGGCATTATGGTAGCTCGTGGGGACCTTGGTGTTGAAATTCCGACAGAAGAGGTACCCCTTGCCCAAAAACGCATGATTAAGCTGTGCAACAAATTTGGGAAGCCGGTCATTACTGCGACACAAATGCTTGACTCAATGCAGAGAAATCCCAGACCAACGAGAGCAGAAGCAAGCGACGTTGCGAACGCGATTTTTGACGGCACTGACGCTATCATGCTGTCAGGGGAAACAGCTGCCGGCCGTTATCCTTTTGAATCGGTAAGTACCATGGCGCAGATTGCTGAGCGAGCAGAACAAGCGCTTTTGTCTCATGAAGTGAACAGCCGCCACAGCGACAGCGTGGAGAAGACGGTCACCGATGTCATTGGCCAGGCCGTGGAATCCATGGCTTCGGAATTAGGCGTACGCGCTGTCTTGACAGCGACACACTCCGGCCACACCGCCCGCATGATTTCGAAACACCGACCGGAAACACTGATAGTTGCATCAACTCCGTCCGCAAAGGTTGCGCGCCGTTTGGCTGTTAGTTCTGGGGTCTATCCAGTGGTGGTTCCCGATGCAAAATCGACAGACGAAGTTCTCGAAACGGCAGTAGAAGGTGCTTTAAACGCAGGGTATGTCAATCACGGAGATATGGTGATTATCATTGCCGGGGTACCTGTTGGACAACATGGCACTACAAACCTCATTAAAGTACATACTATAGGTGAAGTGCTGGTAAAGGGTACGGGGATTGGTCAACGCGCAGCAAGCGGCAAAGCTGTGGTTGAGAAGTCTACCGCCAAACTGCTGGAAAGGGTACAGGAAGGCGATGTCATTGTCACTGTCGGCATTGACAAGGATGCCGTTCCTGCTGTGGAGCGGGCATCTGCCGTAATTGCTGAAGCCGGTGGGATGACTTCAGAGGCCGCAGTCATTGGATTAAACTTAGGCAAGCCGGTTATTGTAGGTGCGAAAGACGCTATGGCTTTGGTAGCAGATGGTCAATCCGTTACAGTGGATCCGCAGCACGGACTCGTTTATCGAGGGTTTGCTACCGTCTTATAA